A genomic region of Phenylobacterium parvum contains the following coding sequences:
- the hisG gene encoding ATP phosphoribosyltransferase, which translates to MSDALTLAIPSKGRLKEQVEAWLEDCGLSLAMSGGDRGYRARLRGVEGVQVRLLSAGDIASALVSGEVHLGVTGEDLLREQGADAAASALLLRALGFGRADLVVAAPKSWLDVSTLADLEEVAHERLVRTGRRLRVATKYLVQTREFFARHGVTDYRIVESGGATEGAPAAGAADIVVDITTTGATLQANDLKILEDGVILRSQAQLAAGLRADWTAEGLAAAESLLRILEARAAAHASATLIWPGGDEDPILPELEALGAVRRPNGLLAPVDLVARVAARLTAAGRGPVTASRPDFVFETACPPVERLQAALGHN; encoded by the coding sequence ATGAGTGACGCCCTGACCCTCGCCATCCCCTCCAAGGGGCGCTTGAAGGAGCAGGTCGAGGCCTGGCTCGAGGACTGCGGCCTCAGCCTCGCCATGAGCGGGGGCGACCGGGGCTACCGCGCTCGCCTGCGCGGGGTGGAAGGGGTGCAGGTGCGCCTTCTCTCCGCCGGGGACATCGCCTCGGCCCTGGTCTCCGGCGAGGTGCACCTGGGGGTCACGGGCGAGGACCTCCTGCGCGAGCAGGGCGCCGATGCCGCCGCATCCGCCCTTCTGCTCCGGGCCCTTGGCTTCGGCCGCGCCGACCTGGTGGTCGCCGCGCCGAAGAGCTGGCTGGATGTCTCGACCCTGGCCGACCTGGAGGAGGTGGCCCATGAGCGCCTGGTCCGCACCGGTCGCCGCCTCCGGGTCGCCACCAAGTACCTGGTCCAGACCCGCGAGTTCTTCGCCCGCCATGGGGTGACGGACTACCGGATCGTCGAATCGGGCGGCGCCACCGAGGGGGCCCCGGCGGCGGGCGCCGCCGACATCGTCGTCGACATCACCACCACGGGGGCGACCCTCCAGGCCAACGACCTGAAGATCCTCGAGGACGGGGTCATCCTCAGGAGCCAGGCCCAGCTGGCGGCCGGCCTCCGGGCGGACTGGACGGCGGAAGGCCTGGCGGCGGCCGAATCGCTCCTCAGGATCCTCGAGGCCCGGGCGGCCGCCCACGCCTCGGCGACCCTCATCTGGCCGGGCGGGGACGAGGATCCGATCCTGCCGGAACTCGAGGCCCTCGGGGCGGTGCGGCGACCGAACGGCCTCCTGGCGCCGGTGGACCTCGTGGCCCGCGTGGCGGCGCGCCTTACCGCTGCGGGGCGCGGCCCCGTTACGGCTTCGCGCCCCGACTTTGTGTTCGAGACGGCCTGTCCGCCGGTCGAGCGGCTGCAGGCGGCGCTGGGGCATAACTGA
- a CDS encoding ATP phosphoribosyltransferase regulatory subunit — protein MTAGSPLPEARLEAIRAPFRATAATWVQPPVLQPLSLVLDLAGEALRSRLFVLQAAGGEEVCLRPDFTTPVARLHLASGASAGDYAYEGLVFRASADEPEEVLQVGIERFAPDADRIEADAGLVDLIWRSALAGGRTDLSLRLGDAGLFPAFVGTLGLNPVLASRLVRMAARPSRLAAELDRTDGGAPVAGADDVIARRLGALPPGEAAALLEEIWALAGITPVGGRSAAEIAGRLVRRAEAAQAPALSPTQAEAIRAFLAIRAAPRSALAQVSRLAPGAAALQARLSDWNRRLDRIEAVPAGAAPAIFEAAPRGDFAYYDGLVFEVLSTALGPDRPVAAGGRYDGLPARLSGSGAAPGSALGGMVLPGRALVETGQ, from the coding sequence ATGACCGCCGGATCGCCACTTCCGGAGGCCCGACTCGAGGCGATCCGTGCGCCCTTCCGCGCCACCGCCGCGACCTGGGTGCAGCCGCCGGTCCTTCAGCCCCTGTCCCTGGTCCTCGACCTGGCCGGCGAGGCCCTGCGCTCGCGCCTCTTCGTCCTCCAGGCCGCCGGTGGGGAGGAGGTCTGCCTTCGGCCCGACTTCACCACGCCTGTCGCCCGCCTGCATCTGGCGTCCGGAGCCTCCGCCGGCGACTACGCCTACGAGGGCCTGGTCTTCCGGGCCTCGGCGGACGAGCCGGAAGAGGTCCTCCAGGTCGGCATCGAGCGCTTCGCTCCTGACGCTGACCGCATCGAGGCGGACGCCGGCCTGGTCGATCTCATCTGGCGCTCGGCCCTGGCCGGCGGTCGTACGGACCTGTCCCTGCGCCTGGGTGACGCCGGCCTCTTCCCGGCGTTCGTGGGCACCCTGGGCCTGAACCCTGTCCTGGCCTCGCGCCTGGTCCGCATGGCCGCCCGGCCGAGCCGGCTGGCGGCGGAGCTGGACCGCACCGATGGCGGCGCGCCGGTCGCTGGCGCTGATGACGTGATCGCCCGCCGGCTCGGCGCCCTGCCGCCCGGCGAGGCTGCAGCTCTCCTGGAGGAGATCTGGGCGCTCGCGGGAATCACCCCCGTGGGCGGCCGCAGCGCCGCCGAGATTGCAGGCCGCCTGGTCCGCCGTGCCGAGGCGGCGCAGGCGCCCGCCCTGTCTCCCACCCAGGCTGAAGCCATCCGCGCCTTCCTCGCCATCCGCGCGGCGCCTCGCAGCGCCCTTGCGCAGGTCAGCCGGCTGGCGCCCGGGGCGGCCGCCCTGCAGGCGAGGCTGTCCGACTGGAACCGGCGCCTTGACCGGATCGAGGCGGTCCCGGCCGGCGCCGCGCCGGCGATTTTCGAAGCCGCCCCCCGCGGGGACTTCGCCTATTACGACGGCCTGGTGTTCGAGGTGCTGTCCACGGCCCTGGGCCCGGACCGGCCCGTGGCGGCGGGAGGGCGCTACGACGGCCTGCCCGCCCGGCTATCGGGGTCTGGCGCCGCCCCGGGATCGGCCCTGGGCGGCATGGTCCTGCCCGGACGGGCCCTTGTGGAGACGGGACAATGA
- the hisS gene encoding histidine--tRNA ligase, giving the protein MTTPDTQTEAAADAPRPEARAPRGFMDRRARDLAAERRILARVSEVYERYGFEALDTGALEYADALGKFLPDADRPNEGVFALQDDDDQWMALRYDLTAPLARFVAQNREGLTKPFRRYAYGPVWRNEKPGPGRFREFTQCDADTVGSARPEADAEIIAMAAEGLAAAGLPEGGYVLRINNRRLLNGLLDRAGVADEGQKLAVLRAVDKLDRLGPEGVRLLLGEGRKDESGAFTRGAGLSAAAAESVLAFTAAGAGDRAETLRRIAEVIGGSAEGDAGLEELAGIDRALAGMGVGADRAVFDPSVVRGLEYYTGAVFEAELRLEILDEKGQPARFGSVGGGGRYDDLIARFTGERTPATGFSFGVSRLAAALRAAGRDSGREARGPVVVIAFSPNDMEAYFGVAAELRAAGIAAEVYLGASGMKAQMKYADRRLSPAAVILGGDEIAAGTVTVKDLDLGRALASDVTDNAAWRAERPGQQTVPRDQLVGVVRRILGEAQ; this is encoded by the coding sequence ATGACCACCCCCGACACCCAGACCGAAGCCGCCGCGGACGCCCCCCGCCCCGAAGCCCGTGCGCCGCGCGGCTTCATGGACCGCCGCGCCCGCGACCTCGCCGCCGAGCGCCGGATCCTGGCCCGCGTCTCCGAGGTCTACGAGCGCTACGGCTTCGAGGCCCTCGACACCGGCGCCCTGGAATACGCCGACGCGCTGGGCAAGTTCCTGCCTGACGCCGACCGTCCCAACGAGGGCGTCTTCGCCCTCCAGGACGACGATGACCAGTGGATGGCCCTGCGCTACGACCTCACCGCGCCCCTGGCCCGGTTCGTGGCCCAGAACCGCGAGGGCCTGACCAAGCCCTTCCGGCGCTACGCTTACGGCCCGGTCTGGCGCAATGAGAAGCCCGGCCCCGGCCGGTTCCGCGAGTTTACCCAGTGCGACGCCGACACTGTGGGTTCGGCCCGGCCCGAGGCCGACGCCGAGATCATCGCCATGGCCGCCGAAGGCCTGGCCGCCGCCGGCCTGCCCGAAGGCGGCTATGTCCTGCGGATCAACAATCGCCGCCTCCTCAATGGTCTCCTCGACCGGGCTGGCGTGGCCGACGAGGGCCAGAAGCTCGCCGTCCTGAGGGCCGTGGACAAGCTCGACCGTCTGGGCCCCGAGGGTGTCCGCCTTCTGCTGGGCGAAGGGCGCAAGGATGAGTCCGGCGCCTTCACCCGGGGCGCGGGCCTTTCCGCCGCCGCCGCAGAGTCCGTCCTGGCCTTCACCGCCGCCGGGGCCGGGGACCGGGCCGAGACCCTGCGTCGCATCGCCGAGGTCATCGGCGGTTCCGCCGAGGGCGATGCTGGCCTGGAGGAACTGGCGGGCATTGACCGGGCCCTGGCCGGCATGGGCGTCGGCGCCGACCGGGCCGTCTTCGATCCCTCGGTGGTCCGGGGCCTGGAATACTACACCGGCGCGGTCTTCGAGGCCGAGCTGCGGCTGGAGATCCTGGACGAGAAGGGCCAGCCCGCCCGGTTCGGCTCCGTCGGTGGCGGCGGCCGCTACGACGACCTGATCGCCCGCTTCACCGGCGAACGCACCCCCGCAACGGGCTTCTCCTTCGGCGTATCCCGACTGGCCGCCGCCCTGCGCGCCGCCGGCCGCGACTCCGGGCGGGAGGCGAGGGGCCCCGTGGTGGTCATCGCCTTCTCGCCCAACGACATGGAGGCCTACTTCGGCGTGGCCGCCGAGCTCCGCGCCGCCGGGATCGCCGCCGAGGTCTATCTCGGCGCCTCCGGCATGAAGGCCCAGATGAAATACGCCGACCGCCGGCTCTCGCCGGCTGCGGTGATCCTCGGGGGCGACGAGATCGCGGCCGGGACCGTCACGGTCAAGGATCTCGACCTCGGCCGCGCCCTGGCCTCGGACGTGACCGACAACGCCGCCTGGCGGGCCGAGCGCCCTGGCCAGCAGACGGTTCCCCGCGACCAGTTGGTCGGCGTGGTTCGCCGCATCCTCGGAGAGGCGCAATGA
- a CDS encoding NAD(P)/FAD-dependent oxidoreductase — MPRLKVVIAGAGPAGLMAAERLAQGGAQVVVHDRMPSPARRLLMAGRGGLNLTHSEPLADMLGRYGDRTSRLAPLLEAFPPQALRDWVEGLGQETFVGSSGRVFPRTLKASPLVRAWLSRLDGLGVELRLRSTWTGWDAAGQPRFRGPDGAGGAEPADALLLALGGASWPRLGADGGWTSLLSEAGVPPAPLRPANCGFVADFRPDFADRFAGTPLKTVALRHGDREVRGELLLTGRGLEGGAVYALSASIRDTLEAAGEAWAFIDLRPGQPAADLAERLARQDRKASLSNRLRKALSLSPAAIALLREAGPPPSEPLALAERVKSVPVRLTATAGMDRAISTAGGIRFEDLDAGLQLRARPGTWIAGEMLDWEAPTGGYLLQAVFATGVHAARDILARTG, encoded by the coding sequence ATGCCCCGTCTGAAGGTGGTGATCGCCGGCGCCGGTCCCGCCGGACTGATGGCAGCGGAGCGTCTCGCCCAGGGCGGGGCGCAGGTGGTGGTGCACGATCGCATGCCCAGCCCCGCCCGCCGCCTGCTGATGGCCGGGCGCGGCGGCCTCAACCTGACCCATTCCGAACCCCTGGCGGACATGCTCGGTCGGTACGGCGACCGGACATCCCGCCTCGCCCCCCTGCTGGAGGCCTTCCCTCCGCAGGCCCTGCGCGACTGGGTTGAGGGCCTGGGACAGGAAACCTTTGTCGGCTCCAGCGGCCGGGTCTTCCCCCGGACCTTGAAGGCCTCCCCCCTCGTCCGGGCCTGGCTGTCCAGGCTGGACGGCCTGGGGGTGGAGCTCCGCCTGCGTTCGACCTGGACGGGCTGGGACGCCGCCGGCCAGCCCCGGTTCCGCGGGCCGGATGGCGCCGGGGGGGCCGAGCCGGCCGACGCCCTGTTGCTGGCCCTTGGCGGCGCCAGTTGGCCCCGCCTGGGCGCCGACGGTGGATGGACGAGCCTGCTGTCGGAAGCCGGCGTCCCGCCGGCGCCGCTCCGGCCGGCCAACTGCGGCTTTGTCGCTGACTTCCGGCCGGACTTCGCCGACCGGTTTGCCGGAACCCCGCTGAAGACCGTCGCCCTGCGCCATGGCGATCGCGAGGTCCGCGGGGAACTCCTCCTGACCGGGCGGGGCCTGGAGGGCGGGGCGGTCTACGCCCTCTCGGCGTCGATTCGGGACACCCTCGAGGCGGCGGGCGAGGCCTGGGCCTTCATCGATCTTCGTCCCGGCCAGCCGGCTGCGGACCTCGCCGAACGCCTGGCCCGGCAGGACCGCAAGGCCAGCCTGTCGAACCGGCTTCGCAAGGCCCTGTCCCTGTCGCCCGCGGCCATCGCCCTGCTGCGCGAGGCGGGACCACCCCCGTCCGAGCCGCTCGCCCTGGCGGAGCGGGTCAAGTCAGTCCCGGTCCGGCTGACGGCGACGGCGGGGATGGACCGCGCCATCTCCACCGCGGGCGGGATCCGGTTCGAGGACCTGGACGCCGGCCTGCAGCTGCGCGCCCGGCCCGGGACTTGGATCGCCGGCGAGATGCTGGACTGGGAGGCGCCCACGGGCGGCTATCTCCTGCAGGCCGTCTTCGCCACCGGCGTCCACGCCGCCCGGGACATCCTGGCCCGGACGGGCTGA